In the Leptospira sp. WS4.C2 genome, one interval contains:
- a CDS encoding LysR substrate-binding domain-containing protein encodes MEFRQIIYFLEISESGTFQKAATRLGLTQPALSKQIFLLEKELGVTVLERGGRSVRLTHEGERFYQYSVRMKELWEEIRNGFSKENELKGNFSISAGGTVSAWILPQILKQILKKRSGLSLSVREGDAKETKDAVLKGEVDLGILTGPISEPSLNVLEFLSDQIFPVAAKDHPIFLKKKISIEDLKKQSFVFFHPGSALRKAVEKKIKSFSKEFGPKIAMELRSVESVIKSLEAGLGIGFLSEYSISSKLKKIKFEDWNAERKFYLCYRKKSGPGLAMLAEEILRSAEKWRSEKEAFNQA; translated from the coding sequence ATGGAATTCAGGCAGATCATTTATTTTCTGGAAATCTCGGAATCAGGAACATTCCAAAAGGCAGCAACGCGACTGGGATTAACACAACCGGCACTCTCTAAACAAATTTTTCTTTTGGAAAAGGAATTAGGAGTCACTGTCTTAGAAAGAGGAGGAAGATCGGTACGACTGACTCATGAAGGAGAAAGATTCTATCAATATTCGGTTAGAATGAAAGAATTATGGGAAGAAATACGAAACGGCTTTTCTAAAGAAAATGAATTAAAAGGTAACTTTTCCATCTCTGCCGGAGGGACAGTTTCTGCATGGATATTACCTCAAATCTTAAAGCAAATCTTAAAAAAAAGATCCGGACTTTCTCTTTCCGTAAGGGAAGGAGATGCTAAGGAGACTAAGGACGCTGTATTAAAAGGAGAAGTAGATCTTGGGATTTTGACTGGTCCCATTTCAGAGCCTAGTCTGAATGTATTGGAATTTTTATCCGATCAGATTTTTCCAGTAGCAGCAAAGGACCATCCTATTTTTCTAAAAAAGAAAATTAGCATAGAGGATCTAAAAAAACAATCCTTTGTATTCTTCCATCCAGGTTCTGCTCTTAGAAAAGCAGTAGAGAAGAAAATAAAATCTTTTTCAAAAGAATTTGGCCCTAAGATTGCTATGGAACTGAGAAGTGTAGAATCCGTTATCAAATCATTGGAAGCTGGACTTGGAATAGGTTTTTTATCAGAATATTCCATTAGCTCAAAACTAAAAAAAATTAAATTCGAAGATTGGAATGCGGAAAGGAAATTTTATCTCTGTTATCGTAAGAAATCCGGCCCTGGACTTGCGATGCTCGCTGAAGAAATTTTGAGATCTGCAGAGAAATGGAGATCGGAAAAAGAAGCTTTTAATCAGGCTTAA
- the leuC gene encoding 3-isopropylmalate dehydratase large subunit, translated as MGQTLYDKIWDSHRIIETFDFESILYVDRHILHEVTSAQAFEGLRTKNRNVRRKDLTFGVVDHNVSTRDRKNRDAAGPVSRLQIDTMERNCKDFGIRLFGPEDPDQGIVHVLGPELGFTTPGSIIVCGDSHTATHGAFGALAFGIGTSEVEHVLATQTLKQAKTKSMLVHFVGKSGFGITAKDIVLALIAKIGTSGGRGFTMEYSGEWISSLSMEGRMTLCNMSIEAGARASLIASDQITFDYLKDRKLVSKGESFQRAIEYWKTFFTDKDAVFDEVIEFDISKIEPQVTWGTNPSQTLSIEGVIPNPEEFLDTRARQTVKNALEYMDLEPGTPISEIRIDKVFIGSCTNSRIEDLRSAAEVAKGKKVHPRVQALVVPGSGSVKRQAESEGLDQIFKEAGFEWREPGCSLCLAMNDDVLKPGERCASTSNRNFEGRQGRGGRTHLVSPSMAAAAAVTGKLSDVRKLA; from the coding sequence ATGGGACAAACGTTATACGACAAAATTTGGGATAGTCATCGGATCATAGAAACTTTTGACTTTGAATCTATTTTATATGTGGACCGTCATATCTTACATGAAGTGACATCTGCCCAAGCATTCGAAGGATTAAGGACTAAGAACAGAAATGTAAGAAGAAAGGATCTCACCTTTGGAGTTGTGGATCATAATGTTTCCACAAGAGATCGTAAAAACAGAGATGCGGCAGGACCAGTCTCCCGATTGCAGATCGACACGATGGAGAGAAACTGTAAAGATTTTGGAATCCGATTGTTCGGTCCTGAGGATCCCGATCAAGGGATTGTGCATGTTTTAGGTCCTGAGTTAGGTTTTACAACTCCTGGATCTATCATCGTATGTGGAGACTCACATACAGCAACTCATGGAGCATTCGGTGCATTAGCCTTTGGGATAGGGACCAGTGAAGTGGAACATGTACTTGCTACACAAACTCTTAAGCAGGCAAAAACAAAATCAATGTTGGTTCATTTTGTCGGTAAATCTGGATTTGGGATCACTGCAAAAGATATAGTCTTAGCACTCATTGCAAAGATTGGAACTTCAGGAGGAAGAGGTTTTACTATGGAATATTCTGGTGAATGGATCAGTTCCCTTTCTATGGAGGGTAGAATGACTCTTTGTAATATGAGTATCGAAGCGGGAGCAAGGGCAAGTTTAATCGCATCAGACCAAATCACATTCGATTATTTGAAAGATAGAAAGTTAGTGTCTAAAGGTGAAAGTTTTCAAAGGGCGATTGAATATTGGAAAACATTCTTCACAGATAAAGATGCAGTTTTTGATGAGGTGATTGAATTTGATATTTCTAAAATTGAACCTCAAGTCACATGGGGAACAAATCCATCTCAGACTTTATCCATCGAAGGAGTGATTCCAAATCCAGAAGAATTTCTTGACACACGAGCAAGACAGACAGTAAAGAACGCATTGGAATATATGGATTTAGAACCTGGTACTCCGATTTCAGAAATCAGAATCGATAAAGTATTCATAGGATCTTGCACAAATTCAAGGATAGAAGATTTAAGATCCGCAGCAGAAGTAGCCAAAGGAAAAAAAGTGCATCCAAGAGTGCAAGCTCTGGTAGTTCCGGGTTCCGGCTCAGTGAAACGTCAGGCAGAATCTGAAGGTTTGGATCAAATTTTCAAAGAAGCTGGATTCGAATGGAGAGAGCCTGGTTGTTCGCTTTGCCTTGCGATGAACGATGACGTATTAAAACCAGGAGAAAGATGTGCGTCCACTTCTAATCGCAACTTCGAAGGAAGACAAGGTAGAGGAGGTAGGACTCATTTAGTAAGTCCTTCTATGGCTGCAGCGGCGGCAGTGACTGGAAAATTATCTGATGTGAGGAAATTAGCATGA
- the leuD gene encoding 3-isopropylmalate dehydratase small subunit yields MITKNWTIHTGIAVSIPKEDIDTDQILPKQFMKLIDKKGFGKHLFHDWRYLDLEGKIQNPEFILNQEGFKNASVLIAGKNFGCGSSREHAPWALSDFGFRVILAPSFADIFSINSAKNGIALVRLKEEEIHYLNEWVSKKSGSQIRINLENLEVKAGDQTFSFHLDSASVNRIRNGWDDIDITLKNAKEIQEFEQILKDEKSFLEVYW; encoded by the coding sequence ATGATTACTAAAAATTGGACAATCCATACGGGAATTGCCGTATCAATCCCAAAAGAGGATATTGATACGGACCAAATACTCCCTAAACAATTTATGAAATTAATAGATAAAAAGGGTTTTGGAAAACATTTATTTCATGATTGGAGATATTTAGACTTAGAAGGAAAGATTCAAAATCCTGAATTCATTTTGAACCAAGAAGGATTTAAGAATGCAAGTGTGCTTATCGCTGGAAAAAATTTCGGCTGCGGCTCAAGCAGAGAACATGCACCTTGGGCTCTTTCTGATTTTGGATTCAGAGTTATTTTGGCTCCTTCTTTCGCCGATATATTCTCGATTAATTCTGCGAAGAATGGAATCGCATTGGTTCGTTTGAAAGAAGAAGAGATCCATTATCTCAATGAATGGGTTTCTAAAAAATCTGGGTCCCAAATCAGGATCAATTTAGAAAATCTGGAAGTAAAAGCGGGAGATCAAACATTCTCTTTCCATTTGGACTCTGCTTCTGTCAATCGGATCCGGAACGGTTGGGATGATATTGATATCACTTTGAAAAATGCAAAGGAGATTCAGGAATTCGAACAGATACTCAAAGACGAAAAATCATTTTTGGAAGTGTATTGGTAA
- a CDS encoding alpha/beta hydrolase, which translates to MTKKQKRNKPPKGNRILRGLGYFSVIILFLILCTFTFGIWSASNQILFPIWKGISKDFQECSFEGEKGWGKFCGNIRLTKEFHFREIMIPSLNGYNLPGWFVPARANGIVIQKGVILLIHGGGADRRELTRFIPFYLNQGFDVLSFDLSCHGEAPCFVPGLSFGNRESRDVLSAYLYVSKKYNNILMMGSSVGGSSILVSLPFLKGVKAVIIENPMLSFEKLIFDSPESAKLPYWMVRILLELVTSRGKFDSLSSPENSLPFSSSVPLFLIHSKNDSVVSYQHSESLARIYPGPSEVWFPNSGSHGFVWEANQSEYETKVRDFIRRNLD; encoded by the coding sequence ATGACCAAAAAACAGAAACGAAACAAACCACCGAAAGGAAATAGGATTTTGCGTGGTCTTGGATATTTCTCGGTGATCATTTTATTTCTGATCCTCTGTACTTTTACATTCGGAATCTGGTCAGCCAGTAACCAGATTCTCTTTCCAATATGGAAAGGGATCAGTAAGGATTTTCAGGAATGTAGTTTCGAAGGTGAAAAAGGTTGGGGTAAATTTTGTGGAAATATTCGACTAACAAAAGAATTTCATTTTCGGGAGATTATGATTCCTTCGCTTAACGGATATAATTTGCCAGGTTGGTTTGTTCCTGCTCGCGCAAATGGAATTGTCATCCAAAAAGGAGTGATCTTACTCATACACGGAGGAGGGGCTGATCGAAGAGAACTCACTCGCTTTATTCCATTTTATCTAAACCAAGGTTTTGATGTGCTGAGCTTTGATCTCTCCTGTCATGGAGAAGCGCCATGTTTTGTCCCAGGTCTTAGTTTCGGAAATCGTGAATCTCGTGATGTTTTGTCGGCATATCTGTATGTTTCAAAAAAATATAACAATATTCTAATGATGGGATCTTCTGTGGGAGGATCTTCTATTTTAGTATCACTTCCTTTTCTAAAAGGAGTAAAGGCTGTGATCATTGAGAATCCTATGCTCAGTTTTGAAAAGCTGATTTTTGATTCTCCGGAGTCGGCTAAGTTACCATATTGGATGGTTCGGATTTTGCTTGAGCTTGTCACGAGTAGGGGAAAATTCGACTCTCTTTCTAGTCCCGAAAATTCTTTACCTTTTAGTAGTTCTGTGCCACTATTTTTGATTCATAGCAAAAATGACTCTGTGGTATCTTATCAACATTCGGAGTCTCTTGCAAGGATCTATCCTGGTCCTAGTGAAGTTTGGTTTCCCAATTCAGGTTCTCATGGATTTGTCTGGGAAGCGAATCAATCCGAATATGAAACAAAAGTTCGCGATTTTATTCGTAGAAATTTAGATTAA
- a CDS encoding YciI family protein translates to MEDYLILMRLDILTKEAQPSPEQLQIYMKQYQEWVNSIVAQKKFKSGTALSTEGKVIQSNHIITDGPYVETKESLAGFIIIQAENFEDAANIAKECPILMGEGNSVEVRKVMGIHMEEE, encoded by the coding sequence ATGGAAGATTATTTAATATTAATGCGACTAGATATTCTTACAAAGGAAGCCCAACCTTCACCCGAACAATTGCAGATTTACATGAAGCAGTACCAAGAATGGGTAAACAGCATTGTCGCACAAAAGAAATTCAAGTCAGGAACCGCATTATCGACAGAGGGAAAGGTGATCCAATCGAATCATATCATCACTGATGGTCCCTATGTGGAAACCAAAGAATCCCTTGCTGGTTTTATCATCATTCAAGCAGAGAACTTTGAAGACGCTGCAAATATAGCAAAAGAATGCCCAATCTTAATGGGAGAAGGAAATAGTGTAGAGGTAAGAAAGGTTATGGGTATCCATATGGAAGAAGAATGA
- a CDS encoding RNA polymerase sigma factor, whose protein sequence is MDDLDLLPHLFRTEYSKIVSVLCKRYGFYQIEIAEDIASETFLTASQTWGFNGIPENPVAWLYVVAKNKAKNLIHRDSIFQNKILPVYQREENIFEPELDLSEENIRDSQLRMIFAISHPSIPLESQIGLSLRILCGFGIDEIARAFLTNKETINKRLFRAKEKLREKHISLEFPNSLDLEERLSSVLRTIYLLFNEGYHSQTQDRILRKDLCLEAIRLCSILLENKDTNTSEVNALLSLLCFHISRFEARLDGEGVIVLYRDQDRTLWNLDFIKKGEYFFFQSSKNPMFSKYHLEAAIAYWHTRSEKTEKKWETIFKLYTGLLEIEPSPQLLLNRAYALFQAKGRDAALKELEGLDLKTNPYYFFLLGELHSELEPEKAKIYYNKALVFAKTELDKLVIRRRMV, encoded by the coding sequence ATGGATGATTTGGATCTTTTACCGCATTTGTTTAGGACGGAATATTCTAAGATTGTATCCGTCCTTTGTAAACGATATGGATTTTACCAAATTGAAATTGCAGAAGATATCGCAAGTGAAACATTTTTGACTGCATCACAAACTTGGGGATTCAATGGAATCCCAGAGAATCCTGTGGCCTGGTTGTATGTAGTCGCAAAGAATAAAGCTAAAAATCTCATCCACCGGGATTCCATTTTTCAGAACAAGATACTTCCCGTTTACCAACGAGAAGAAAATATATTCGAACCGGAACTAGATCTCTCGGAGGAAAATATCCGAGATAGTCAACTTCGAATGATCTTTGCCATCTCTCATCCTTCTATTCCCTTAGAGTCTCAAATTGGTTTGTCACTTAGAATATTATGTGGATTTGGAATCGATGAAATCGCAAGAGCTTTTCTTACTAATAAGGAGACGATCAATAAGAGGTTGTTTCGTGCTAAGGAAAAACTAAGAGAAAAGCATATATCGTTGGAGTTCCCTAATTCTTTGGATTTGGAAGAGAGGCTTTCTTCTGTCCTTCGGACCATTTATCTATTGTTTAACGAAGGTTATCATTCTCAGACCCAAGACAGAATACTAAGAAAGGATCTTTGTTTGGAAGCAATCCGCCTTTGTTCCATTCTTCTGGAAAATAAAGATACTAACACTTCTGAAGTAAATGCACTTCTTTCCCTTCTCTGTTTCCATATTTCGAGATTTGAAGCAAGGTTAGATGGAGAAGGGGTAATTGTTCTTTATAGAGATCAAGATCGAACACTTTGGAATCTAGACTTTATTAAAAAAGGGGAATATTTCTTTTTCCAGTCAAGTAAGAATCCTATGTTTTCCAAATACCATCTGGAAGCAGCGATTGCTTACTGGCATACCCGCTCTGAGAAAACCGAGAAAAAATGGGAGACGATTTTCAAACTTTATACTGGGCTTCTGGAGATAGAACCTTCTCCGCAACTTTTGTTGAATCGAGCCTATGCTCTTTTTCAGGCAAAGGGTAGAGATGCTGCTCTAAAGGAATTGGAAGGTCTTGATCTAAAAACAAATCCCTACTATTTTTTTCTATTGGGAGAATTACACTCAGAATTAGAACCGGAAAAAGCAAAGATTTATTATAACAAGGCACTGGTCTTTGCAAAGACTGAATTGGATAAGTTAGTTATTCGGAGGCGAATGGTTTGA